Proteins encoded within one genomic window of Fibrobacter sp. UWB16:
- a CDS encoding TIGR02172 family protein gives MEKIDLSQWTMFSNRHNSENYNSLDGKWMLKLGFPGFCSTKEELLREQDICRKVVSLGIPTPHVGDIVEQDGRLGLIYERIVGKRSISKCVGENPEHLEEYIKVFAEHCKKLHSTSCIPGTFQDAEEKYSRLIEESKMFPENVKEFARNLIKETPKVSRCVHGDMQTGNLIVNDNGAYFIDLGEFACGNPLFDLGCYFYFCHYLPDDYLLAAHYMNAAMMRKCWDVFAKYYFGADTPEKLAAVDTRVKPYVLFPILDFEHLMAEDANLKYLEMNFQVARKDLGL, from the coding sequence ATGGAGAAAATTGACTTATCACAATGGACGATGTTCAGCAATCGTCACAATTCCGAGAACTACAACAGTCTGGATGGCAAATGGATGTTGAAATTGGGTTTTCCGGGTTTTTGCTCGACGAAGGAGGAATTGCTTCGCGAGCAGGATATTTGCCGGAAAGTGGTTTCACTTGGAATCCCGACGCCGCATGTGGGCGATATTGTCGAACAGGATGGTCGTTTGGGCCTGATTTACGAACGCATCGTGGGGAAACGCTCGATTTCGAAATGTGTGGGCGAAAATCCCGAACATCTTGAGGAATACATCAAGGTTTTTGCAGAGCATTGCAAAAAGCTGCATTCTACGTCGTGTATTCCTGGCACGTTCCAAGATGCGGAGGAAAAGTATTCGCGCTTGATCGAAGAATCGAAGATGTTCCCTGAGAATGTCAAGGAATTTGCGCGTAACCTCATCAAGGAAACGCCAAAGGTTTCTCGTTGCGTTCATGGCGATATGCAGACGGGCAACTTAATTGTCAATGACAATGGCGCGTACTTTATCGATTTGGGCGAGTTTGCCTGCGGTAACCCGCTTTTCGATTTAGGTTGTTATTTCTATTTCTGCCATTACCTGCCGGATGATTATTTGCTGGCTGCCCACTACATGAATGCGGCGATGATGCGCAAGTGCTGGGACGTGTTTGCGAAGTATTACTTTGGTGCAGATACTCCGGAGAAATTGGCGGCGGTGGATACTCGCGTCAAGCCGTATGTATTGTTCCCGATTCTTGACTTTGAGCATTTGATGGCCGAAGATGCAAATTTAAAATACCTGGAAATGAATTTCCAGGTAGCTAGAAAAGACTTGGGATTGTAA
- a CDS encoding bifunctional UDP-sugar hydrolase/5'-nucleotidase, with translation MNKLKYLLPLVVFGVFSCSGKLPQVEGRLNALALPRSVVVVYENDVHCNMDGYAKFAGLRDAIADTADVLTVSSGDFLQGGAMGSFSRGGYVVALMNAVGYDVVTLGNHEFDYKIPRLMELSDSMNAAIVCANLVQKGTLTPLFKPYILKQIGSKKIAFVGVLTPQTLVGESYAFTDESLKTLYDIPTKEIFNLVQSAVDDARKAGADYVILLSHLGLVPPVSSVEVVQKTTGIDAVLDGHSHSVVGEEFIANANGDSVLVSQTGTKFQNVGVLDITRHGKFHSRLIPMDGVVAVNRKVAAVYDSLLALTAADLQKVVSNTKFELTINGDDGKRLVRKGETNLGDLAADAMRFSVGAQIGIENGGSVRVTIPAGSVKYQDILNVMPFGNGICLIRATGRQIKEALAQGASKLPEESGGFLHVSGLRYTVVVDAKNGGGAAQVRIENVQVETENGFVAIDEDALYTVGLSSYVAYEGGEITAFRGSEIIMDKVMTDDEAMVKFLKSLGDEIPKAYRKPQGRIAVKNIL, from the coding sequence ATGAATAAGCTAAAGTACTTGTTGCCTTTGGTTGTTTTTGGTGTGTTTTCTTGTTCTGGGAAACTGCCTCAAGTTGAAGGTCGTTTGAATGCTTTGGCTTTGCCTCGGAGCGTCGTTGTCGTTTACGAAAACGATGTCCATTGCAATATGGACGGCTATGCAAAATTTGCGGGTCTTCGCGATGCAATTGCTGATACGGCTGATGTCTTGACTGTTTCGTCTGGTGATTTTTTGCAGGGCGGTGCGATGGGGAGCTTCTCTCGTGGCGGCTATGTTGTAGCGCTCATGAATGCTGTCGGTTACGATGTCGTGACGCTTGGTAACCATGAATTTGATTATAAGATTCCTCGCTTGATGGAACTTTCGGACTCCATGAACGCAGCAATCGTTTGTGCGAACCTTGTGCAGAAAGGAACTTTGACGCCGCTGTTTAAGCCTTACATTCTAAAGCAGATTGGCTCCAAGAAAATTGCTTTTGTCGGAGTGCTGACACCACAAACTCTAGTGGGGGAGTCTTATGCATTTACGGATGAATCGCTAAAGACTTTGTACGATATTCCTACAAAGGAAATTTTCAATTTAGTGCAGTCGGCGGTTGATGATGCGCGTAAAGCAGGCGCAGATTACGTGATTTTGCTTTCGCACTTGGGGCTTGTGCCGCCGGTGAGTTCTGTTGAAGTTGTTCAGAAAACGACGGGGATTGACGCTGTGCTGGACGGGCATTCGCATAGTGTTGTTGGCGAAGAGTTTATTGCAAACGCCAATGGCGACAGCGTTCTTGTTTCGCAGACGGGAACGAAATTCCAGAATGTCGGGGTGCTGGATATAACTCGCCATGGAAAATTTCATTCTCGGTTGATTCCGATGGATGGCGTCGTTGCGGTGAACCGTAAAGTTGCTGCTGTTTACGATAGCTTGCTTGCATTGACTGCCGCCGATTTGCAGAAAGTTGTCTCGAATACGAAATTTGAATTGACAATTAATGGCGATGATGGAAAACGCTTGGTTCGCAAAGGCGAAACGAACTTGGGCGACTTGGCGGCCGATGCCATGCGTTTCTCTGTGGGGGCGCAAATTGGAATCGAAAATGGCGGGAGTGTCCGCGTGACGATTCCTGCGGGCTCTGTGAAATATCAAGACATTTTGAACGTGATGCCTTTTGGAAATGGCATCTGCTTGATTCGTGCGACTGGGCGCCAAATTAAGGAGGCGCTTGCACAAGGCGCTTCGAAATTGCCTGAGGAATCCGGCGGATTCTTGCACGTCTCGGGACTCCGCTATACGGTTGTTGTGGATGCGAAAAATGGTGGCGGAGCTGCGCAAGTACGCATTGAAAATGTGCAGGTAGAGACTGAAAACGGCTTTGTCGCTATTGACGAGGATGCTCTCTATACGGTCGGATTGTCGTCTTATGTGGCGTATGAGGGCGGTGAAATTACAGCCTTCCGCGGAAGTGAAATCATTATGGATAAGGTGATGACCGATGATGAAGCGATGGTGAAATTCTTGAAAAGTTTGGGCGACGAAATCCCCAAAGCTTACCGAAAGCCGCAAGGGAGGATTGCGGTGAAAAATATTCTGTAG
- a CDS encoding RimK family protein gives MKKIIVVNTPKNWKFHIPEAEIVSAKDYLTNPEFTTQKNVRVFNLCKDYSYQSKGYYVSLLAEARGHKVIPNVKNIRDFKAPAVVKIISDEIDELIQKSLHKLTGTEFVLSIYFGQNVSAQYLELSQALYRVFQAPLLRAKFVFKQKWFIQSIRPISVDEIPETHKEMVDQFAIEYFQKDRYVSPKTEDYVYDLGILTNPEEVEPPSNKEAIQLFIEAAQDTGFRVEMITKTDYHRVGEFDAIFIRETTNVNHHTYAFARRAQSEGIAVIDDPDSILRCSNKVYLQELMTVGKIPAPKTIIAHSENRHTLAKEIGFPMVIKTPDSSFSMGVKKANNKEELEKILDTMFEHSDLLIAQEFTPTEFDWRIGILDGKPLFACKYYMAKDHWQIYNWDSKDKNAVCGKWDCLPIESVPHGIVKTALRVASLIGNGLYGVDLKEINGHPVVIEVNDNPSIDHGIEDQVGKKKIYLAIMRSLRHRIEDRQNAAQQKVLQHERDMFL, from the coding sequence ATGAAAAAGATAATTGTAGTGAACACTCCAAAGAATTGGAAGTTTCACATTCCCGAAGCCGAAATTGTCTCGGCAAAAGACTACCTTACTAATCCAGAATTTACAACTCAGAAAAACGTTCGCGTTTTCAACTTGTGCAAGGACTACAGCTACCAGAGCAAGGGCTATTATGTAAGCCTGCTTGCCGAAGCGCGCGGTCACAAGGTCATCCCGAATGTCAAGAACATCCGCGATTTCAAGGCCCCAGCAGTCGTAAAAATCATCAGCGATGAAATTGACGAGCTGATCCAGAAGAGCCTTCACAAGCTGACCGGCACAGAATTCGTGCTTTCCATTTACTTTGGGCAAAACGTCAGCGCGCAATACCTAGAACTTTCGCAGGCACTTTACCGCGTTTTCCAGGCACCGCTCCTGCGTGCAAAATTTGTTTTCAAGCAAAAATGGTTCATCCAGTCCATCCGCCCGATTAGCGTTGACGAAATTCCCGAAACGCACAAGGAAATGGTCGATCAGTTCGCCATTGAATATTTCCAGAAAGACCGCTATGTCTCCCCCAAGACGGAAGACTACGTGTATGACCTCGGCATTTTAACGAATCCTGAAGAAGTGGAACCGCCGAGCAACAAGGAAGCGATTCAGCTCTTTATCGAAGCCGCACAAGATACGGGTTTCCGCGTGGAAATGATTACCAAGACGGACTACCACCGCGTTGGCGAATTCGATGCCATTTTCATTCGCGAAACGACGAACGTCAACCACCACACATACGCATTTGCACGCCGCGCCCAGAGCGAAGGCATCGCCGTCATTGACGATCCCGACAGTATTTTACGTTGTTCCAACAAAGTTTATTTGCAAGAACTGATGACGGTCGGAAAGATTCCGGCACCGAAGACGATTATTGCCCACAGCGAAAACCGACACACGCTCGCCAAGGAAATCGGATTCCCGATGGTCATCAAGACGCCGGATTCGAGCTTCAGCATGGGCGTCAAAAAGGCAAACAACAAGGAAGAACTTGAAAAAATTCTCGACACGATGTTTGAGCATAGCGACTTGCTCATCGCTCAAGAATTTACGCCCACGGAATTTGACTGGAGAATCGGCATTCTCGACGGAAAGCCGCTCTTTGCTTGCAAATACTACATGGCAAAGGACCACTGGCAAATATACAACTGGGATAGCAAGGATAAAAACGCTGTTTGTGGCAAATGGGATTGCCTCCCGATTGAAAGCGTTCCTCACGGCATCGTGAAAACGGCCCTCCGCGTCGCAAGCCTTATCGGTAACGGGCTTTACGGCGTAGACCTCAAGGAAATCAACGGTCACCCGGTCGTGATTGAAGTGAACGACAACCCGAGTATCGACCACGGAATCGAAGATCAAGTTGGCAAAAAGAAGATTTATCTCGCCATCATGAGAAGCCTGCGCCACCGCATCGAGGACCGCCAAAACGCAGCACAACAGAAAGTGCTCCAACACGAAAGGGATATGTTTTTATAG
- a CDS encoding glutamate-cysteine ligase family protein, protein MSNYKLWERFGVEMEFMIVDRDTLNVLPRADVPLGKDKDGNQLSDIEYDDIGLSNELVSHVLEFKCAHPKSTFDGLGKRFFHEIRRANKKLEKINAMLLPSACHPFMDPAEMQLWPYDCLDIYQTYDRIFNCKGHGWANLQSTHLNLSFDGDEEFGELHAAIRLLLPLIPAIAASSPYLDGKYTGYRDARIEVYRHNQDKVPEITGQVIPEQAYSYDEYNKMIFDKVKKAIAPYDTEHLLNHFFLNSRGAIARFDRGAIEIRLVDIQECPNADIAIVELEIATLKAIVNGKFAASRENASAVNPVPHTLKEYREFLRNFDTTRLAELLAKTTKDAENAVIDWPEFLAVFGMDSANTPAAPITAGDLWKHIYSVVKNDLTEVSQSFMEKMLKRGTLSSALYKALGDAPAHEAFVTEYKKLADCLAHNRLYGINE, encoded by the coding sequence ATGAGCAACTACAAACTTTGGGAACGCTTCGGCGTTGAAATGGAATTCATGATTGTCGATCGCGACACGCTCAACGTGCTGCCTCGCGCCGATGTTCCGCTCGGAAAAGATAAAGACGGCAATCAGCTTTCGGACATTGAATACGACGATATCGGACTTTCGAACGAGCTCGTAAGCCATGTGTTGGAATTCAAGTGCGCACACCCAAAATCCACATTTGACGGACTCGGCAAGCGATTCTTCCACGAGATTCGCCGTGCAAACAAGAAGCTCGAAAAGATCAACGCGATGCTTTTGCCGAGCGCCTGCCATCCGTTCATGGACCCGGCAGAAATGCAACTTTGGCCGTACGATTGCCTCGACATTTACCAAACTTACGACCGCATTTTCAACTGCAAAGGCCACGGCTGGGCAAACCTACAAAGTACACACCTGAACCTTTCTTTTGACGGTGACGAAGAATTTGGCGAGCTTCACGCAGCAATTCGCTTGCTGTTGCCGCTGATTCCAGCCATTGCCGCAAGCAGCCCGTATCTCGACGGCAAATACACCGGCTATCGTGATGCCCGCATCGAAGTTTACCGCCACAATCAGGACAAAGTCCCTGAAATCACGGGCCAAGTCATCCCGGAACAGGCGTACAGCTATGACGAATACAACAAGATGATTTTCGACAAGGTAAAGAAAGCTATCGCGCCTTACGATACCGAACACTTGCTCAATCATTTCTTCTTGAATAGCCGTGGAGCCATCGCCCGTTTTGACCGCGGGGCTATCGAAATACGCCTTGTCGATATTCAGGAATGCCCAAACGCCGATATCGCCATTGTAGAGCTTGAAATAGCAACACTTAAGGCGATTGTGAATGGCAAGTTCGCGGCATCTCGCGAAAACGCATCCGCCGTAAATCCCGTACCACACACGCTCAAGGAATACCGCGAATTCTTGCGTAACTTCGACACGACACGCCTCGCCGAACTCCTCGCCAAGACCACAAAGGACGCCGAGAACGCAGTCATCGACTGGCCAGAATTTCTCGCTGTATTTGGCATGGATTCCGCGAACACTCCTGCCGCCCCGATTACCGCCGGCGACCTCTGGAAGCACATCTACAGCGTCGTGAAAAACGACCTCACCGAAGTCTCGCAAAGCTTTATGGAGAAAATGCTCAAACGCGGAACGCTTTCCAGCGCCCTCTACAAAGCGCTCGGCGACGCCCCCGCCCACGAAGCTTTTGTCACGGAATACAAAAAACTAGCCGATTGCCTTGCACACAACCGGCTCTATGGAATTAACGAGTAA
- a CDS encoding S8 family serine peptidase: MFNSKILLLMWIVLAVNAVAAERSVAVSSAELNVIDAKTDVLGRHNSKVRNTPQAYVKTTKSMALAKEGENSPNPNTVSIEPHQGFFEYRANTKGTMVKKYVLDTVDYTEAQYLSLIQDIEDRDAPRNAFKDFYKNGYKYIVDTLSSKSKEYSGVSITKITGESYGNDSYSTDLFVECSKYVINSSDPCRTEEHYDFLNYATVVTNSNYYKYLFSAKKGVNIGISFTENNLPSSSFGIDYKLVANCNTSYPDQIVHGAKVARTIKSIVPKATLYGLTTSCTSSQIPVALPIDGYDKVPKIYIGNHSYGNGVGVYDNQRSSFIDDFVYHTRTIEIASAGNEGLFLNNQITPYARGVNVVSVGAVHNDFTYDRSSSWKNPRFDSNDSYPNSGLEYVKPEIASFADLFFPKADIFKVDKVVKGTSAKLDPFFRQTSSATPFITALVAHLLDKFPFYRWHPEVVKALLITSSIIPIKDAAQHDKDNEKFKVAMGVPDGRAMAQYNRSRFWNGNKGDFFNSNGEIRFDEIDIDPTKTYRIAIAWLSSGSYVLENGRLPQDINLEVWQDGKTLGKSASESNPFEFVEIKPKSNKKLTIIIKRKRNDYGRVLLGYNLLEVH, from the coding sequence ATGTTTAATAGCAAAATTTTGCTTTTGATGTGGATTGTTCTTGCCGTGAATGCTGTGGCTGCGGAACGGTCTGTTGCTGTTTCTTCGGCGGAACTTAATGTAATCGATGCCAAAACAGATGTGCTTGGTCGCCATAATTCTAAAGTTCGGAATACGCCACAGGCGTATGTGAAAACGACGAAATCAATGGCTTTGGCGAAAGAAGGGGAAAATTCACCAAATCCGAATACAGTTTCTATAGAGCCACATCAAGGATTTTTTGAATATAGGGCTAATACTAAAGGGACTATGGTAAAAAAATATGTCTTGGACACCGTAGATTACACTGAAGCACAATATTTGAGTCTTATCCAAGATATTGAAGATCGTGACGCACCGAGAAATGCATTTAAAGATTTTTATAAAAATGGTTATAAGTATATTGTAGATACATTGTCATCTAAATCAAAAGAATATAGTGGTGTTTCCATTACAAAAATAACAGGCGAAAGTTATGGAAATGATTCTTATAGCACGGATTTGTTTGTTGAGTGTTCTAAATATGTAATAAATTCGAGTGACCCTTGTCGTACAGAAGAACATTATGATTTTTTGAATTATGCCACAGTTGTGACAAATTCAAATTATTATAAATACCTTTTTTCTGCAAAAAAAGGGGTGAATATTGGTATATCTTTTACTGAAAACAATCTGCCTTCTTCTAGTTTTGGCATTGATTATAAATTGGTGGCAAATTGCAATACAAGTTATCCCGATCAAATTGTTCATGGTGCGAAAGTTGCTAGAACAATAAAGTCAATTGTGCCTAAAGCGACTCTTTATGGTTTGACAACATCTTGTACGTCTTCTCAAATACCTGTTGCCCTACCTATCGACGGTTATGATAAAGTTCCTAAGATTTATATAGGGAATCATTCTTATGGTAATGGTGTCGGTGTTTATGATAATCAGAGAAGTAGTTTCATAGATGATTTTGTTTATCATACAAGAACTATAGAAATTGCAAGTGCTGGTAATGAGGGATTGTTTTTAAATAATCAAATAACTCCATATGCTAGAGGGGTTAATGTCGTATCTGTTGGGGCGGTTCATAATGACTTTACATACGATCGAAGTTCTAGCTGGAAAAATCCGCGTTTTGATTCTAATGATTCTTATCCAAATTCTGGATTAGAATATGTTAAACCAGAGATTGCTAGTTTTGCCGATTTGTTTTTCCCTAAAGCAGATATATTTAAAGTTGATAAAGTTGTAAAAGGAACGTCGGCAAAATTGGATCCTTTTTTTAGACAAACGAGTTCTGCAACACCTTTTATTACTGCATTAGTCGCTCATTTGTTAGATAAATTTCCATTTTATAGGTGGCATCCGGAAGTGGTGAAAGCACTCTTGATTACTTCAAGTATTATTCCGATAAAGGATGCTGCACAACATGATAAGGATAACGAAAAGTTTAAAGTTGCTATGGGTGTTCCTGATGGTCGTGCTATGGCTCAATATAATCGTTCTCGCTTTTGGAATGGAAATAAAGGAGACTTTTTTAATAGCAATGGTGAAATTCGTTTTGATGAGATTGATATTGATCCTACAAAGACATATCGTATTGCTATAGCATGGTTGTCTAGTGGATCCTATGTGCTTGAAAATGGACGTCTTCCGCAGGATATTAATCTTGAAGTATGGCAAGATGGAAAAACGCTTGGAAAATCGGCATCTGAATCAAATCCTTTCGAATTTGTTGAAATCAAGCCGAAATCGAACAAAAAATTAACGATTATTATAAAAAGAAAGCGTAACGACTATGGTCGCGTGCTTTTGGGATATAATCTCTTAGAAGTTCATTAA
- the purB gene encoding adenylosuccinate lyase: MRDQFESPLIKRYASKEMSFIFSPQYKFQTWRKLWIYLAESEMELGLPITQEQVDELKAHEKDINFEVAEEEEKRRRHDVMSHVYAYGVQCPKAKGIIHLGATSAFVGDNTDLIQMQQAMILVRKRLCRVMDKLSKFAMEYKDMAQLGATHFQAAQLTTVGKRACLWLQDMLIDLEELNFLIEVLPFRGVKGTTGTQASFMDLFNGDEEKIMELDRRVTAKAGFKRVLTITGQTYTRKWDNRVNQVLSSIAQSLHKFATDMRLMQGVKEVEEPFEKTQIGSSAMAYKRNPMRSERICSLARFVMAQVNSTAFTQATQWFERTLDDSANKRLAIPEAFLAMDAMLIIAENVTNGLVVYPKVIEKRIMAELPFMATENIIMEGVKNGGDRQELHEEIRVMSMEAGKVVKEQGKDNDLLERVLKNEKFQKLGITEAKLKEILDLRKFVGRAPGQVVKFVTEEVRPAIEAVKDWANIDAGELKV, from the coding sequence ATGCGTGATCAATTCGAAAGCCCGCTCATCAAGCGCTATGCTTCCAAGGAAATGAGTTTCATCTTCAGCCCGCAGTACAAGTTCCAGACTTGGCGCAAGCTGTGGATTTACCTCGCCGAATCCGAAATGGAGCTCGGCCTCCCGATTACGCAGGAGCAAGTCGATGAATTGAAGGCTCACGAAAAGGACATCAACTTCGAAGTTGCCGAAGAAGAAGAAAAGCGCCGCCGTCACGACGTGATGAGCCATGTTTACGCTTACGGCGTGCAGTGCCCGAAGGCTAAGGGCATCATCCACCTGGGTGCAACGTCTGCTTTCGTCGGCGATAACACAGACCTTATCCAGATGCAGCAGGCTATGATCCTCGTGCGCAAGCGTCTTTGCCGCGTGATGGACAAGCTTTCCAAGTTTGCTATGGAATACAAGGACATGGCCCAGCTCGGTGCAACGCACTTCCAGGCTGCCCAGCTCACGACTGTGGGTAAGCGCGCTTGCCTCTGGCTTCAGGACATGCTCATCGACCTCGAAGAATTGAACTTCCTCATCGAAGTGCTTCCGTTCCGCGGCGTGAAGGGCACCACCGGTACGCAGGCCAGCTTCATGGACCTGTTCAACGGCGACGAAGAAAAGATTATGGAACTCGACCGCCGCGTGACCGCCAAGGCAGGCTTCAAGCGCGTGCTCACCATCACCGGCCAAACCTACACTCGTAAGTGGGACAACCGCGTGAACCAGGTGCTCAGCTCCATCGCTCAGAGTTTGCACAAGTTCGCCACCGACATGCGCCTCATGCAGGGCGTGAAGGAAGTCGAAGAACCGTTCGAAAAGACTCAGATTGGTTCCTCTGCCATGGCATACAAGCGTAACCCGATGCGCAGCGAACGCATTTGCTCTCTCGCTCGTTTCGTGATGGCTCAGGTCAACAGCACCGCCTTCACGCAGGCAACGCAGTGGTTCGAACGTACGCTCGACGACAGTGCGAACAAGCGCTTGGCAATTCCTGAAGCATTCCTCGCTATGGACGCTATGCTCATCATCGCTGAAAACGTCACTAACGGTCTCGTCGTTTATCCGAAGGTCATCGAAAAGCGCATCATGGCTGAACTCCCATTCATGGCTACCGAAAACATCATCATGGAAGGCGTGAAGAATGGCGGCGACCGTCAGGAACTCCACGAAGAAATCCGCGTGATGTCCATGGAAGCTGGCAAGGTTGTGAAGGAACAGGGCAAGGACAATGACTTGCTCGAACGCGTTTTGAAGAACGAAAAGTTCCAGAAACTCGGCATCACCGAAGCTAAGCTCAAGGAAATCCTCGACCTGCGCAAGTTCGTGGGGCGCGCTCCGGGACAGGTCGTGAAGTTTGTGACCGAAGAAGTCCGCCCGGCTATCGAAGCTGTGAAGGACTGGGCTAACATCGACGCCGGCGAATTGAAGGTTTAA